The DNA sequence GGTTAAAGGGATGTGCAATGCAATGCAGTATGACTAACTCTTACAAGGAAAGATGCATTGAGTGGCCCAGAATCTTGTTATGGACCACTAATTTATAGAAAGAGTGGTTCAATAGATATTACAAGACTCTTAAATCACTCAGGGTTTAGCCCTAAATGTCAACTACGATGTGTTGCTGAAATAAAGATTAGAGGATTTGATTATAGTTTATATACTCACAGTTCAACACTATAGACCAATGACCGTAATGGTCCTTATTGTCCTGGTTGTTCCCAATTCCTAAACCTGGAAACCAGATCTTAGGCATAGGTATCCTGTGTGTGGTGATTCTATAACATTTACATTCTATATTTTATATTATCATAATTTGAATATACAAATTCTCACTTTCTTTAAGGTTGGGGCCTGATTTGTGTCTTGTGCTATGATTCAATTAATTAGCTTTGGCTTTAAATAAAGTGCAGGGAACAACTGATCGATTATATCATTCTATAATTGTTACTTTACCAAATGTGTCTGCgatcattttcattgttgggaAAGTAGATCATTGAATATACACCAAATAGACAGATTGATTTGATATCATTTCATCACCTCAATCATCTGATCAGAATGTATAACAGATGAATTAACTATGTACTTTGAATGGAACAGGGGTTCCGGTATGTGGCATCTGGTCCCATGGTCAGGTCGTCATACAAAGCAGGTGAATACTATATCAAATCTATGATAGAGGCCGATCGGGCTGCATCCTTGCACCCTTCTGCCGCATGATGAGTGGGTTTATTTCCTACATACAAAATTTTCATGTCTGTATTGTCATAAAGTATCAGTCTGTATTCTTTTCCCCTTGCTCAGCTCAGCCTGTATTGTACAAGTAATGATTATACAGGCTGAAGCTTACATGGGCTTGACACTGTTATGCTCTGTTCGAGCTGTATCCTCAATTCATTGTAATTACCAGATATTGCTCCGCTGCTCCGTTGAGGGCTTGTTTTCCTCTCATTGCTGCTGTCAATCTGCTTATTAAGAGTCTACTAACAAGAATAATTGCTTCCCTCTTGAATGAAAATCTACTTATGCAGCTCCTTTTTCTGTTCCGGATTCCACTTTGCCACGAAACACACACGAGAGACTGATACAGTTGATTCTTCGTTTTCGCTGAATGGACCAAACGGGGTTGGGGGGTCCTCCTTGGGGCCTCAACCACTTACTCACTCACTATTACTACCGACTACTGACTGTACTGGGTACTAGAATTCAGAAACTCAGATGGTCTTCATGCTCAAGCTTTTCGTTTTTGTATTGAACTTCAGGATCTCCTGTTGGTAGGTCACATGCATCCCTCTGGGACCATATCTTGATGGTGGCGTATGCATATATATCAATTTTGTCCGTACTAAAACCTTtctgttcttcttttctctttttcttttttcaaaaccttttataccatcttctcaaaaaaaaaaaaaaaacacctttTAACTTTTATACCCCTCCTGTGGAAAGTGACCAAGCAAAAAAGTGAGAGGCCCTCTCACTGTAAATTAACCAAACCGGACCAAACCCTCTTATCAATATCTCCGCCCCTGTAAAACAGTCCGTCTCTTTCACACTACCCCCACATCGATTTTATGACCGTTAAAATTCAAATGTCTTTCCCACCCTCACCCTCACCCTCACCCTCTAGTCTCTACCACTAACCACTCTGACACTCCCTGCTCTGAGTTTTTCGCAAGCCAAATCCATAAATGGGTTGCTGTTTGGGCACCGCCAGGACCCCAAAACCAGTCCCACCACACCCCAACCCCAACCCccccgccaccaccaccaccaccaccaccatccccACTACCACGCCAAGAAACCCAACTCTCTGACCCAAGCCCATGTCGAAAAACCCGAAACCAGATCCCCACCACCACCGCTGGTTGTGGAAGAAGAAACTGTGAAAGAGGTCCTTTCCGAAACCCCAATTTTCAagccacaaaacccagaaattccgcCAGAGAAAAACACCCTTTCGCCTCCGAAAGAAGAACCAAATTTGGCGGAAGAAGAACCCAAATTGCAAGCTGAGCCGCCGCCCAAAGAGGCGGCGGTTTCCGAGGCTTCTCAGCTTTCAGAGCCGTGTGGGATCAGCGAGAGCTACTCGTACTCAACGACGACGACCACCACTACTATTGCAGATGCCAGAGAAGACGAAGCTACCAGTAATCGGAAGCGGGAATTGGGCCCCAGAGCAAATGGGTCTTCTGGGCCGGTGGTGCGGCGGAAGCGTCCTTACTCCGGCGAGGTTGCTAGCCAGAGAGAGAAAGGGCCCAAGCCGCCGCGGAGGACGCCGGAGCCAGCGGCTGGGAAGAGGAACCGGACGGAGACGACGTCGTTCCGGGGACGGGAATCGGGTCAGCTGAGGACCATGCAGCGGAGTGGTGCGGTTCCTACTGGAGTGAGGCGTGAAACGGTGTCGTCCAGGTCGAGGTCACCGGCTACCCGGAATGCGGGTGGAGTGAATCGAGCGGGTAGAGGAAAGAGCCCCGCCAAGGTGACCGGACGAGCCGGTGGCAGTTCTTCCTCGGTGGGTGTAGAGGAGAGTGAGAAGAAGGGTAACAACGAGCCTAAAGAGGAAGTGTTGGCCGGAAAAAAGGAGCCTGAAGAGGAGCAACGAAACGACGGCGTTTCACAGCCGCAGCAGGGGAAGGAGTCCCTTGACAACCCTCTGGTTTCGTTAGAGTGCTTCATCTTTGTCTAGTTGTTTTTATGGTTGCATTTTGTCCTAGTGTCTCTCTTTGTTAGGGGAATCGAGCAAAACATGCTTTGATAGTAGCTTGGAGTAGCAAAACCAGTACTttgaagaaatggaaaaattgtTCTTGCTTTCGAAAACAATGTAAATTCTCGCGAAATGGTATCAAGAATGTTCTTGTTGTTGCTTGATCTTTCTATTTATCCAGGTGTTCTTGTTCATGTTGCTCAATCCAAAGTTCTTTCTGTTTTGATTAAATAAAGTTGAGATTTGCAAAATGTCTAGGGATATGAAGTAGTAATGGTCCTGGAATTGGTATCTTTCCTTTGGGATAGGTTGGGAATGAGTAGGACAAAGCCTGTGTAGTTCTTTCCCTTTCGTCATTTCATTGGTGACTCTGGTAAGCTTCCTAGGGATAGAAGGCTTCCAGCTAGCATGCTGGGGTTGTCTTTGCCTCTGTCCTGTGCTTGAAAACGTTTGTATCGCTGGGAGTTTCCTGTGACTGCTTGCTTCCTCAGATAGTACTCTTTTATCTCAGGTTTGTAAGAACAGTAGTGCATGTTGTGCAGAAGCCAGCAGGTGATCGATGACTGACCGCGCGACTTTACATGTGAAGACATTTCCCTTGATTAGGCTTCAACAGTAGTGTGTGTGTGGATCCTTTTCTTGTAAACTAATTGATGACTCTTGTTAACCAATGCAGAGGACTAAACATTATCCTAACCGATTGTCATTACTCTTTGAGGATCGGCGTTTGATTTCATGGGACAGGGATTCATTCATATAAAACTCAGTGGATGTGAATTTGGATCCTCTTAAAACATCATCAGTTCACATCGACCTAACTATACATAAGTAGACAACTGTGGAATGTACATATCACTCGACTCTTGCCTACTACTGGCTTTCCTATGTTCAAAAGTTGTCAACTGACCCAAGTatgatgtaaaaaaaaaaaaaaacttggattTTGCAGTCACATTCATGTCTGGATTTGGCTTAGGAATTTAGCTTGAGGAGTGGGGGGTAGAAGTTGAAGCATGGCCTGCGTCGATGGAGTGGAGAGGCCAAGTGACGTGCTCGCGAGGACATGGTGCTGGAGCAGGGTGTGCAATGAAGGTAGGAGTTTCTTCTCCGGGCATCACTACAGATACTTCTCTAGCATAATTTGTAATCtgcagaaacaaagaaagaggCTACAGGTCAATTCAAATTACGTCAGCTTTAACATTTACCGACAATGTCACAGTGAAAAGAACCATATTCAACTGTAAAAAGGGAGGCATGGCATGCTTTGAATCTTCCACTCTTACAGTACAAGAAAAGAAGATAAAAGCTGATATTATAGTCATTCCTTCCTTCTCGACTAGGCTAACAAGAAATATATAAAGAATTTCTTCATTAACCTTTTAATACTAAACCTGTCTGCAGAATACATAACACAGCCCTTCAAATTAACCAAGTGTTCTCGAAATACACTGTGAATTAAGAAATCTAGTCAATCGCGTCGCGACGCTTGGCATAAGGTAGTGAAAATCAAGCTAACTGAGTCAATTATATGATAGtgtttttccttaaacaatagATGCATGCCCTTTTTCGAGATCATATACATATAGAAAACATCAACGTTTTTGGCACATATGGTGACTTTGAACCTAGAATTCCATAAAGAAGAACTTCCTAACATAGGTCCTCGCACGCAAGCATGTGATAAGTTTGGATTTCCATGCTTGAATTTGGGTATCAATTAGTTATTGAAATCAATAATGTCTTCATTTCTGAAATTTCAGATGCAAATCTCCCAGGTTGATAACAAGAATACAAACCAAGCACACAGAAAACATCTATAtaggaacaaagaaaaaacactGATAATGCAAAATGATTTGTAAGTGATGCAAAATGATTTGAGAGTGATGAAATGGtaataaattataattttggGTTAATAATGCAGGTACTATGCAGTATAACACAGACATAGTGCAACCCACTATAGAATTAGAAACTCCACATTATACCTCTAATCAACTTTTTAAGCAACCATGACCTGTAATCCTTAACCTAAACCACCAGCAACCAACTCAATTAGCTAAATTAAGCTTGAATAATCACTTAGGGAAAGCTATTGAATTTTTAATTAATGAGTTGGTAGACAATTTCAAAAGGAACATATATTCCGAATATTATTCCATGTGGCTTAGTTCTATATCTGTTTTGGTTTGAACTCTGATGTATGATGTTTCCAGCTTTCGGATTATTAGTTGAACGATGAACTTCTCTCAAAAATGGATTTAGTGACTTCAGATAATCAAAtagggaaagaaaaaaacttgGAAATATTACTTGAAGGCGTACTTTGAGCACCAAATTAAAGCTTACTTTAGAAGAGTTGTGATCAAGCTTGGGATTGTTATCGTAGACGAAATGTGTCCGAGAAGTATGACTGAGCTGTGATGTTGTTCTGGGCCTCCTGAAGAATCTCTCGAAAATCGCCATAACAATAAACATTGATATGAGGATGGCAGTAGCAACAAAACCCATGTACACAGCATTGACAGAGTTGCTGAAATTGCTACTCCATTGCTCATCTTCTTTCTCTGTATTTTGATTTAGTGGAGCTGCCATTGGAGGTATCAGAGCCGTGGTGGTTCTCCAACTTTCTCCACCTCCCATTACTATTCTCAGCAGAACAGAGAAAAATAAACAAGGATGAAGGAAGAGACACGAGTTGGAAACTTGAGATGAGgttttatatatattgtttaagCTACTTGACTGTTCATAGGTTGGGCTTTACTGCCTTTACAGACTTTTTAGAACCATAttaggagtttttttttttttttttgaatcaatccaGCAATGATTGTATTACTAAaactcaagccagaatgacaATTACATACCCCTCCGCTACCATTCAAAGATAGCCAAGAGGTTGTGGAGGTAACACATGGTACATAGAACTAGACCACTCATTAGACATTAAGTGCTCACTTGTTAAAGCAAGCCTATTAACTATGAAAACTCTAGGACATAGTAATAGGCATAGttcaaaatgaaaactaaatttTCTCTTTGCCCTTTGTACTAGGGCTAGGAGATTTCTTTGAATACAAGACACTTAAAACTTCTTCAGCTGGGACTTTCCTTGCTTTAGACGGGTTCTTGTTTCTAGAGCCTAGAGGccgacccttcttcttcttgccccCCCGCGTGCTCTATTTTTGCAACCTCAGTTGGCATTGAAGCGAAAGGCATCATCACTTCATTTGGGACAAACACACCTCCTGGGGTCTCAATGAGTCCCAGCGACTTGGCACTAAACTTGGAAGAAAACTCGGGCATTTTGACCTTCTTTGCAGCAGCAtcagtttctcttttctcttgcaGCGCGGCAAAAAAGCACTTGAGCTTCTTTGGGGAGGTGAAAGGGGATGAAGGTCTGCCTCGTTTTATGGTTTGCTGCTCATTTTCTACCGACGCTAATGCAAGAGTCTGATCCTGCTGTTTGGCATGATCCTCATTTTCATCCTCATGCTGCATCCCTGAGCGCAACAGAGTATGCTTGATGATAATAGGCTTACGGATTTTAGAGGCATCCATGCTGCCAAACAGATTCCTTGTAACCGGAAGCATAGGGATTTGTGTTCCCTGAAATCTAAACATGCCATTAGTAAACTGATGGTCCTTGAATCCAGTGAAAGAGCTTACCACATCCAAACGTGGAGGAGCTGCTGTGTTGCGGTCAGCTTTGAGTGGAGTGGCCACAAGGCAGGTCTCATTGTCATTGACAATGAGATTACACTTGCGACATCTGCCAATTAGGTTTTCGAAGAAGAACTCTATTTCTTCAATCACTCCCTGGGCCAGCTTAAGAGTCTTCTTGAGAATGAAGCGCTTAGTGATATCATGCTCCACATGGACGCGAACTTTTCTGGTTGCATCGAAAAGCTTCTGATCCATTGCCAAAACACGACCCGCAATGGAGGCGACATTGACAATGGTTTCCTTGACTTCCAGTGCCGGTGGGATATTCATGATCTTCACCCACAAGAATAATGTGTTCAGTTTGATTGTCTGAAGTGAGGACATCCCATCATAATCATGCAGGATCACCGGGGCTTTGTTTAAGTACCATGGCCCCCCATTAAGTACTTTGTTCTTGTCCTTCCTGAGATCAAAAGAGAACACAAAACGGTTTTGAGATAGATTCTGGACCTTGAAACTCTTCTCCAGAACCCAGATGCGACGGAAATGCCTTTGCAGATCTGCTCCACCACAAGGCTTTGCCGCCAGAGGACGTGCTCGAAGGTAGGCTTGAGATCCCAGTCTCACATTGGCCCCTGCCATGCTAGAGAGATCCACCACAACGTTACCTGCAAGAGCTAAGGATGCAGCGAAACTTGCGGTGACATCGTCGATGCCAACCATGATTGAAAGAAGGGACTCGGGTTGAGGCAGCGGTGCCTTAGGATTTGTATTTGAGAGCGGCAGTGGTGCCTTAGGATTTTTTACCATAttagtgttgtagtatatatatatttatatgtctaTCTCCTGTATAAAGAGGGATGCTTAAGTGTAAAGATAGGTATAGTGACTTGTATGATAACCTTTATGCCAAAGGGGAACAAGCATGGTTATCTCTATCATCACAGCCACAATGCCACATGAGAAAGCTAGAAATGGAGCTGTCATCCAAGTTGTATTTCATTCTTTAAGTATCTCACATCTCCATtgtattcctataaatacctccttgaatgagatgaataaacacacttgaaAACTCCATTCTCTCTATgaattactctctctctctgtgtttcaTTTTATAGttgtccttaaacacgttatcagcacgaaattgctctagaattagGATCGAAGTTGAAAAGAGAAGAGGTAGTTCATAATCCAATCGAAGCCATTTTTTCAAACTTACAAAAAACCTCTAAACCCTAgctcatatcaaagcccttgattcaagaagccCAGAACCGGTTTCAGAACCCCCAGAACCGGTCGGAAACCACCCGAACCGGCTGTCGGAAGTTCTGAACCGCTGCccgagtgctgccgagcccctgcccgAGTGTCATCGGTGCGGATCAATCGAGCATtcgttcaagcaatgcaatgcaagtactcaactagctgcaagctacaaaGAGTATAGGCAATTCAGGGAGCAAGAAGCCAACCTTGCCGAAGATGAAGAGagtgaagatgtcaatctcaccatagaagACTTCAAAGCTAAACAAGTGCAcgaggatgcagcagactttgattagaatagtcttttCTATTTCCCAATAATGGCAAACGTGCCTTAATCAAATTGTATTGACTCTTTCTCATGTTGCGtacccaatgaagtatgatgtctaggaaagtaattgagatcaaggtatttaagcgagcctcgctccaccaacatctctctactttcctggtcatatttcattggaattaccaaacggattgagcaattacaatttgtatatGTTTGATTATGTTTTGTAATAGACTTTGGGAAaccttgatgtaatcattggttattttccttattaataaagtatctcattcaatgtcatggacatgtgttaATATCCCGAACTTTAttctttttcagtatgttttccggagaaatggaatgccttcttgatagtggcaccacacatactatattacgacataggcaattatttttatggatgacgcctagtcggtCTTCAATAACTACGATGGTAGGATCATCACagttgattcatggtcgaggaccagctcaattcttgttgccaaatggcacgaaTATTAATATCGCTGAAACTCTatacgctcctagggctggaagaaccctatttagttttaaagatataagagccaataaatttcatgtggaaacacattgtgagaatggacaagagttcctttgcattatctctaataactacggaaataaacgagtattagagaaacttatgtgccgctctagtggattatatgcaaccactatcagagtaattgaatccaaccatgtcatgaatgaaaatttatgggattctgacacatatagacttTGGCACGACCTTTTAGGTCACCCAGATcgagatatgatgctccgtatattaaaaacttcacacggacatccattcttcaaaacgaaaagaagtacgaaccaaagattGGTCGAAAGAACTACTTCATATCATTCGTTTTGCaaggcttgctctttagcaaaggtaggatcaagaccgtcctatgcaaaggacactaaagaaaatataccattcttgcaaagaatacaaggtgatatttgtggacctattcaaccaacctgcggaccatttagatattttatggtgttggttgatgcatcgacacgctggtcgcatgtcatgctattatccacgagaaatgctgcatttactaaactcctagcacaaatcattaaattgagggctcaccaccctgatcatcctattaagtcaattcgtcttgacaatgttggagagtttacatcaaaaacttttgatgattattgcatgcccattgggattgaggttgaacaccctgtacctcatgtacacacccaaaatggtctcgtagaagctgccattaaaagacttcaaatagttgctcgagcattggttatgcgcaccaatctccctatttctgcttggggatatgcaatattgcacgcagctgtgcttattcgtcttaGGCCCACTGCCACCGAACCATTTTCTGCCTCCTAGATGGTAACTGGGTATGAGcccgatgtctcacacttacgcatattcgggtgtgcagtctatgtgccaattgcgccgccacagcgcaccaaaatgggtcctcaaagacgattaggtc is a window from the Rosa chinensis cultivar Old Blush chromosome 2, RchiOBHm-V2, whole genome shotgun sequence genome containing:
- the LOC112187455 gene encoding uncharacterized protein LOC112187455; amino-acid sequence: MGGGESWRTTTALIPPMAAPLNQNTEKEDEQWSSNFSNSVNAVYMGFVATAILISMFIVMAIFERFFRRPRTTSQLSHTSRTHFVYDNNPKLDHNSSKITNYAREVSVVMPGEETPTFIAHPAPAPCPREHVTWPLHSIDAGHASTSTPHSSS